From a single Capsicum annuum cultivar UCD-10X-F1 chromosome 12, UCD10Xv1.1, whole genome shotgun sequence genomic region:
- the LOC107850399 gene encoding uncharacterized protein LOC107850399 gives MSGTPNKRPHEDGGNGGGSNHSYSSAPKYSYDDSGAFPKVMSSGTPEYHASFDVGQNARMPKIQRTESSRDADRRSPVLPMYRVSSCPVVSHPDHSVASENRLEPKEINKEVKVDNRDAKSELRELYQGTKADKDDRFDSRADDGKDIKHNRDTYPEYKGDVKADKERFTGMSWKDSKEQNRGKRYPDLPVGNMDPWHASRTHGAAELGKEVLNSENRDFAKAREAVAENKMDLKGDDKYKDKDRKRKEGKHREWGERDKERNDCRNNLQLGNSTSDNKELLKEERESERWEKERNDLSKDKDKPKDWEKDHVKREVWTGVEREVLQSEKEVIDVPGKTNEPENSTVDQKKQKDHDSWKNTDRDGSERRKERDNDLEGERPEKRGRCHDKESEEGDMDTEGGGEREREAFNYGVQQRKRMSRPRGSPMANRDPRFRSHTHENEGSQVKHDVSAVNYKVGECMQELIKIWKEYESSKADGASDSSQSDPTLEIRIPAEHVSATNRQVRGGQLWGTDIYTNDSDLVAVLMHTGYCRTTASPLLPTITELRATIRVLPPQNCYISSLRNNVRSRAWGSPVGCSYRIERCSVVKKGGGTIDLEPCLTHSSTLEPTLAPVAVERTMTTRAAASNALRQQRFVREVTIQFNLCNEPWLKYSISVVADKGLKKALFTSSRLKKGEVLYLETHSKRYELCFSGEKMVKASTSQMHEMDVDKPPTYNVHMANGEKNGVNGENTMVDMFRFSRCKKPLPQKLMQSVGIPLPLEHVEVLEENLDWENIQWSQTGVWIAGKEYPLTRAHFLSPN, from the exons ATGAGTGGTACTCCGAATAAAAGACCACACGAGGATGGTGGAAATGGCGGCGGTAGTAACCATAGTTACTCTTCTGCTCCAAAGTACTCATATGATGACTCTGGTGCATTTCCCAAAGTGATGAGTTCGGGAACGCCTGAATATCATGCCTCCTTTGATGTGGGCCAGAATGCTCGGATGCCGAAGATTCAACGGACTGAATCATCACGAGATGCAGATAGAAGGTCTCCAGTGCTACCAATGTACCGTGTGTCATCATGTCCAGTAGTTTCACATCCTGATCATTCTGTTGCTTCAGAAAATAGGTTGGAGCCCAAGGAAATTAACAAGGAGGTCAAGGTTGATAATCGCGATGCGAAAAGTGAATTAAGGGAGTTGTACCAAGGGACTAAAGCTGACAAGGATGATAGGTTTGACAGTAGAGCTGATGACGGTAAGGACATTAAACATAATCGGGATACTTATCCTGAATACAAGGGAGATGTGAAAGCAGATAAGGAAAGGTTTACTGGAATGAGTTGGAAAGATTCGAAAGAACAGAACAGGGGAAAAAGATACCCCGATCTCCCTGTTGGGAACATGGATCCATGGCATGCGTCAAGAACCCATGGTGCTGCCGAGCTGGGAAAAGAAGTCTTAAATTCTGAGAACAGGGATTTTGCTAAAGCACGTGAAGCCGTTGCTGAAAATAAGATGGATTTGAAAGGGGACGATAAATACAAAGATAAAGatagaaaaaggaaagaaggGAAGCACCGGGAATGGGGAGAAAGGGATAAAGAGAGAAATGATTGTCGGAACAATTTACAACTAGGGAATAGCACTTCTGATAACAAGGAGTTGCTTAAAGAGGAAAGGGAATCTGAGCGGTGggagaaggaaagaaatgatctttCAAAGGATAAGGACAAACCAAAGGACTGGGAAAAGGACCATGTGAAGAGGGAAGTGTGGACTGGAGTGGAGAGAGAGGTCTTGCAGAGCGAAAAAGAAGTGATCGATGTTCCTGGAAAAACAAATGAGCCGGAAAATTCAACAGTGGATCAGAAGAAACAGAAAGATCATGATAGCTGGAAAAATACTGATAGAGATGGAAGTGAGAGGAGAAAGGAAAGAGATAATGATTTGGAAGGAGAGAGGCCTGAGAAACGTGGCAGGTGTCATGATAAAGAATCAGAGGAGGGAGACATGGATACTGAAGGAGGTGGCGAAAGGGAAAGAGAAGCTTTTAATTATGGAGTTCAGCAGCGCAAGAGAATGTCGCGGCCAAGAGGGAGTCCCATGGCCAACCGTGATCCTCGTTTTAGGTCACACACTCATGAAAATGAAGG ATCTCAAG TTAAGCATGATGTATCTGCTGTCAATTATAAGGTTGGTGAGTGCATGCAAGAACTGATTAAAATATGGAAGGAATATGAATCATCCAAGGCGGATGGAGCATCTGATAGCTCTCAAAGTGATCCTACTCTAGAAATTAGGATTCCAGCTGAACACGTATCAGCTACAAATCGGCAG GTAAGAGGTGGCCAACTATGGGGAACAGATATATATACCAATGACTCAGATCTTGTCGCAG TTCTCATGCACACAGGTTACTGTCGCACGACTGCTTCTCCTCTTTTGCCAACCATTACGGAGTTACGTGCTACTATCAGGGTGCTACCTCCACAAAATT GCTACATATCATCTCTGAGAAACAATGTTCGGTCACGTGCCTGGGGATCTCCAGTTGGCTGCAGCTATCGTATTGAGAGGTGCTCTGTTGTGAAG AAAGGAGGTGGAACCATCGATCTTGAACCTTGTCTAACACATTCCTCAACCTTGGAGCCTACTCTTGCTCCGGTGGCAGTAGAGCGCACTATGACCACTCGAGCTGCAGCTTCG AATGCATTACGACAACAGAGATTTGTACGTGAAGTGACAATTCAGTTCAACTTATGCAATGAGCCCTG GCTCAAATACAGTATTAGTGTTGTTGCTGACAAAGGTCTAAAAAAGGCCCTTTTTACATCTTCGCGCCTGAAAAAGGGAGAAGTTCTCTACTTGGAAACTCATTCTAAGAG GTATGAGCTCTGTTTTAGCGGTGAAAAGATGGTAAAGGCGTCAACTTCTCAGATGCATGAAATGGATGTTGATAAACCTCCAACTTACAATGTACACATGGCTAACGGAGAAAAAAATGGAGTAAATGGTGAGAACACGATGGTAGATATGTTCCGGTTTTCCCGCTGCAAGAAGCCCCTGCCTCAGAAACTAATGCAATCAGTTGGAATTCCTTTGCCCCTTGAACATGTTGAG gttTTGGAGGAGAATCTGGATTGGGAAAACATTCAATGGTCACAAACTGGTGTTTGGATTGCTGGAAAAGAATATCCTCTTACTAGAGCACATTTTCTTTCCCCAAATTAG
- the LOC107850398 gene encoding uncharacterized protein LOC107850398 encodes MDDIDIELDELELVAAAAGYHYYNSITKQPSCGSTPKGSGFLSELLSADNDLCREMLRMDKHVFHKLCNILRERGMLRDTSGVMIEEQLAIFLNIVGHNERNRVIQERYQHSGETISRHFNNVLKAIKSLSREFLQLPPVSTPLQILESNRFYPYFEDCIGVIDGMRIPAHVPAKDQSRFRNRKGILTQNVLAACTFDLQFIFVYPGWEGSATDSRVLRAVLDDPDQNFPPIPEGKYYLVDTGYVNMDGFIAPFPGIRYHLPEYRGANLLPRNATELFNHRHASLRNAIQKSFDVLKTRFPILKLAPQYAFQTQRDIVIAACVIHNHIRREDKSDWLFKDIEGRYVEELPDLDDDPDPHLAFQVHEQSASALRDSVTATMWNDFINKWEEW; translated from the exons ATGGATGATATCGACATAGAATTGGATGAACTGGAATTAGTTGCCGCTGCTGCTGGTTACCACTATTATAATTCTATAACCAAACAGCCTTCGTGTGGCTCAACTCCTAAAGGGTCTGGGTTCTTGAGTGAACTGCTCAGTGCCGACAATGATCTGTGTCGGGAAATGTTAAGGATGGATAAACATGTTTTTCACAAGCTATGTAACATCCTTCGAGAAAGAGGCATGCTACGTGACACATCTGGTGTTATGATAGAAGAGCAATTGGCaatttttttgaatattgttGGCCACAACGAACGGAACAGGGTAATACAAGAGCGTTATCAGCACTCTGGTGAAACAATAAGCAGGCACTTTAATAACGTATTGAAGGCAATTAAGTCGTTATCCCGCGAGTTCCTTCAGCTTCCTCCAGTTAGCACTCCTCTCCAGATCCTTGAAAGTAATAGATTCTACCCGTATTTTGAG GATTGCATTGGTGTGATCGATGGCATGCGTATCCCTGCTCATGTTCCAGCCAAGGATCAATCTCGTTTTCGTAATAGGAAGGGTATTTTGACCCAAAATGTATTGGCAGCTTGCACATTTGATCTCCAATTTATATTTGTCTACCCTGGCTGGGAAGGCTCAGCTACAGATTCGCGGGTCCTGAGAGCAGTTTTAGATGATCCTGATCAAAATTTCCCTCCAATTCCTGAAG GAAAATATTATCTTGTTGATACAGGTTATGTTAATATGGATGGATTTATTGCTCCATTCCCAGGAATTCGGTATCATCTTCCTGAATACCGGGGTGCTAATCTATTACCTAGAAATGCGACCGAGTTATTTAACCACCGGCATGCATCACTTAGGAATGCAATTCAGAAATCTTTTGATGTGCTGAAAACAAGATTTCCAATCCTCAAACTTGCTCCTCAATATGCTTTTCAGACACAGAGGGACATTGTTATAGCTGCATGTGTTATTCACAATCACATCCGGCGTGAGGATAAGAGTGACTGGTTGTTTAAAGACATTGAAGGAAGATATGTAGAAGAGTTGCCTGATTTAGATGACGATCCCGATCCACACTTGgcttttcaggtacatgaacagAGTGCCTCTGCCTTGAGAGATTCCGTTACAGCAACAATGTGGAATGACTTTATCAATAAATGGGAGGAGTGGTGA